In Zea mays cultivar B73 chromosome 7, Zm-B73-REFERENCE-NAM-5.0, whole genome shotgun sequence, the following proteins share a genomic window:
- the LOC100278588 gene encoding BTB/POZ domain-containing protein At3g05675-like, whose protein sequence is MRAGRPKIGDQATSDVVVRLRTPEGRDEWLYCHSAVLAAGSTYFADRLSDAWPTCQILGSRYCVEVYCQELDLSSYVTALRLLYAIEPCSHFGVRGALGVLQAAVHLGCGQIAAACAGYIESAPWEEADEEEILRTVPGLGPQYECILARLRPIDPAPVTSIFLSAFRHATLSSAAGPARELKSAAQEQLEYMLTEDDDAPLVALDNDTVKSQVKDCATALLSQFSAFMSSILTKQKEAPPLDGEHGQLQQELQFFLCDISWVSQVLSKLEMMKCIVVYWVGVSTDMVETVDAVCTGDDCLKTRLKVVEVSAKVLEAVAFGNVILPAEKRRHMVNLWIRFARVTKSLADQADQDGDGEAETPKENLDNEVWQGLESAIVSIVLTLPSNSQAEILSEWLQSKHVRYPDLTEAFEAWCYRSKVAKRRLSFLSDIGQVS, encoded by the coding sequence atgagggcggggcggccgaagatCGGCGACCAAGCGACCAGCGACGTGGTAGTGCGGCTACGGACGCCGGAGGGCCGCGACGAGTGGCTCTACTGCCACTCCGCGGTCCTCGCCGCCGGCAGCACCTACTTCGCCGACCGCCTCTCCGACGCCTGGCCGACGTGCCAGATCCTCGGCTCGCGCTACTGCGTCGAGGTCTACTGCCAGGAGCTGGACCTGAGCTCCTATGTCACAGCGCTCCGGCTCCTATACGCCATCGAGCCCTGCTCGCATTTCGGCGTCCGCGGCGCGCTGGGCGTGCTCCAGGCGGCCGTGCACCTTGGATGCGGGCAGATCGCCGCCGCCTGCGCCGGCTACATTGAGTCCGCCCCCTGGGAGGAGGCCGACGAGGAGGAGATTCTGAGGACCGTCCCCGGCCTCGGCCCGCAGTACGAGTGCATCCTCGCGCGTCTCCGGCCAATCGATCCGGCTCCGGTGACGAGCATATTCCTTTCGGCGTTCCGGCACGCGACGCTCTCGTCGGCGGCTGGGCCAGCGCGGGAGCTCAAGTCCGCCGCTCAGGAGCAGCTGGAGTACATGCTCACCGAAGATGACGACGCCCCATTGGTAGCCCTTGACAACGACACTGTGAAGTCTCAAGTGAAGGATTGTGCCACTGCTTTACTAAGCCAGTTCAGTGCTTTCATGAGCTCTATCCTGACGAAACAAAAGGAGGCGCCTCCTCTTGATGGTGAGCACGGCCAGCTTCAGCAGGAGTTACAGTTTTTTCTTTGTGATATCTCTTGGGTCTCTCAGGTCCTGAGCAAGCTCGAGATGATGAAGTGCATTGTTGTCTACTGGGTCGGAGTGTCCACTGATATGGTAGAAACTGTTGACGCGGTATGCACTGGGGATGACTGTCTGAAGACCAGGCTGAAGGTGGTAGAGGTGTCTGCAAAAGTCCTGGAGGCTGTTGCATTTGGCAATGTCATCCTTCCAGCCGAAAAACGCCGTCATATGGTGAATTTATGGATTCGATTCGCAAGGGTGACAAAATCTTTGGCTGATCAGGCCGATCAGGATGGTGACGGCGAAGCTGAGACACCAAAGGAAAACCTGGACAATGAGGTCTGGCAGGGCCTGGAGTCTGCAATTGTTTCGATTGTGCTGACACTGCCGTCAAATAGTCAAGCTGAGATTTTGTCAGAGTGGCTTCAGTCGAAACATGTTAGATATCCTGACCTGACAGAGGCATTTGAAGCCTGGTGTTATAGATCGAAGGTTGCTAAAAGAAGGCTCTCTTTCTTGAGCGACATTGGCCAGGTATCTTGA
- the LOC100286178 gene encoding Cyclic nucleotide-gated ion channel 17 encodes MFGSRVQDEVEMQRRPNNRIFPDERQNQSKSLYQTTRADRFGANRIDLKNPEKLKVLNESNKPWHQRILDPGSNIVLRWNRVYLVACLFALFIDPFFYYLPLIRQNGNGSSCVAKDQGLSIRITVLRSLADLFYMLNIAIKFHTAYVDPKSRVLGKGELVVDIKKIQRRYIRTDFFVDILAAVPLPQVTVWLIMPAIKSSDYNIRNTTFALVIVIQYVIRMYLIIPLSNQIIKAVGVVAKSAWGGAAYNLLLYMLASHITGAIYYLLSIERQITCWDQQCVAEYNDTHCNFSFISCENNGSNDYSVWANKTKVFANCDATNSSISFNYGMFSSALSKGAVSSPFLEKYFFCLWWGLLQLSSSGNPLVTSAFITENAFAIAIGAISLILFAQLIGKMQTYLQSISKRLEEWRLRQRDMDEWMRHHQLPSHLQERVRRFVQVKWLATRGVEEESILQALPADIRRDVQRHLCLDLVRRVPFFSEMDNQLLDAICERLVSFLCPENTYISREGDPVNEMLFIIRGKLESSTTNGGRSNFFNSIILRPGDFAGEELLTWALLPKTNVHFPLSTRTVRSHTEVEAFALRAEDLKFVANQFRRLHSKKLQHTFRFYSHHWRTWAACFIQAAWRQHQRRKLAESLSRWESYSWWSAEDHPTGDKPRQEGTSSGGGGTRTIAEGAIAHMHKLASASRRFRTEDVAIRRLQKPDEPDFSADHFD; translated from the exons ATGTTTGGGTCCAGGGTCCAGGATGAGGTGGAGATGCAGAGGAGGCCTAACAACAG GATCTTTCCCGACGAGAGACAAAATCAATCTAAGTCATTGTATCAAACTACACGGGCTGACAGATTTGGCGCAAATAGAATAGATCTGAAGAATCCTGAGAAGCTTAAGGTGTTAAATGAAAGCAACAAACCCTGGCACCAGCGTATTCTAGACCCTGGAAGTAATATTGTACTGAGATGGAACAGGGTGTACCTTGTGGCATGTTTGTTTGCTCTTTTTATAGATCCTTTTTTCTATTACCTTCCATTGATTAGACAAAATGGCAATGGATCTTCATGTGTTGCCAAGGACCAGGGACTGAGCATAAGAATCACTGTCCTACGATCACTTGCTGACTTATTTTACATGTTGAACATAGCAATCAAGTTTCATACTGCATATGTGGATCCAAAGTCCAGAGTCCTTGGAAAGGGAGAGCTTGTTGTGGATATTAAGAAGATTCAACGAAGATATATAAGAACTGATTTCTTTGTAGACATACTTGCAGCTGTGCCACTTCCACAG GTTACTGTGTGGTTAATTATGCCTGCGATAAAAAGCTCAGATTATAACATCCGGAACACTACATTTGCTCTCGTAATTGTAATTCAGTATGTCATAAGAATGTATCTCATCATCCCTTTAAGCAATCAGATTATCAAAGCTGTTGGAGTAGTTGCAAAGTCAGCTTGGGGGGGAGCAGCATACAATCTTCTTCTCTACATGCTTGCAAGCCAT ATTACTGGTGCAATATATTACCTTCTCTCCATCGAACGGCAGATTACATGCTGGGATCAGCAGTGCGTTGCTGAGTACAATGATACACATTGCAACTTTAGTTTTATAAGCTGTGAGAATAATGGTTCTAATGATTATTCTGTGTGGGCAAATAAGACAAAAGTATTTGCCAACTGTGATGCCACGAATAGTAGTATATCATTTAACTACGGGATGTTTTCTAGTGCACTGAGTAAAGGTGCTGTATCATCTCCATTCCTTGAGAAGTATTTCTTTTGCCTATGGTGGGGCTTGCTGCAGCTTAG TTCAAGCGGAAATCCTCTCGTGACAAGTGCATTTATCACAGAGAATGCATTTGCGATAGCAATTGGTGCTATCAGTCTCATACTCTTTGCTCAGTTGATTGGCAAAATGCAG ACATACCTGCAGTCTATCAGTAAAAGGCTTGAAGAGTGGAGGCTGAGGCAAAGGGACATGGATGAGTGGATGAGACACCATCAACTCCCATCTCATCTTCAAGAACGTGTGCGGCGGTTCGTTCAAGTCAAATGGCTTGCTACAAGAGGAGTAGAAGAAGAATCCATCTTGCAAGCTTTGCCTGCTGATATTCGTCGGGATGTGCAGCGTCATCTTTGTTTGGACCTCGTTAGACGT GTACCTTTTTTCTCTGAGATGGATAACCAACTTCTCGATGCCATCTGTGAGCGGCTGGTGTCTTTCCTGTGCCCTGAGAACACGTACATCTCTCGCGAGGGTGATCCTGTGAACGAGATGCTCTTCATTATACGCGGGAAACTAGAGAGCTCAACGACAAATGGTGGCCGCAGCAACTTCTTCAACTCCATCATCCTGCGCCCCGGCGATTTCGCAGGCGAGGAGCTGCTCACGTGGGCCCTGCTCCCCAAGACCAACGTCCACTTCCCGCTCTCGACAAGGACCGTACGGAGCCACACAGAGGTGGAGGCCTTCGCTCTGCGGGCTGAGGACCTGAAGTTCGTCGCGAACCAGTTCCGTAGGCTCCACAGCAAGAAGCTCCAGCACACGTTCCGGTTCTACTCCCACCACTGGAGGACCTGGGCCGCCTGCTTCATCCAGGCCGCTTGGCGGCAGCACCAGAGGAGGAAGCTGGCCGAGAGCCTCAGCCGCTGGGAGTCGTACTCGTGGTGGTCGGCGGAGGACCACCCAACCGGCGATAAGCCGAGGCAGGAGGGCACctcgagcggcggcggcggcacgagGACGATCGCTGAAGGTGCCATCGCCCATATGCACAAGCTCGCCTCTGCTTCCAGAAGGTTCCGCACCGAGGACGTCGCTATCCGCAGGCTGCAGAAGCCTGACGAGCCCGATTTCTCCGCGGACCATTTTGATTGA
- the LOC103633124 gene encoding trihelix transcription factor ASIL1 — MDGLPDADTAPVAAAPAQKRDEWSESGILRLLEAYEAKWLLRNRAKLKWSDWVDIAREVSVHCADDAAAAGKPPGHGGGSSAKTPNQCKNKIESMKKRYRAEAAAAARAGPAAAGPTWRFFARMDGLLKGPPVCSAQVQQPELTSSIDLRAPAKPEAEVELADFATQLREAVPVPGAFSDLMNIDTNGAVPDKAEKVDNSMQKESRPADSDANVSSPRSKVADEDVEEVDKAWDRPSKRKSTEFDIAKSIELLASSFLKIEHARMEMYRETERMRVEAEIKKGEMELKRTEIMAKTHLQIARLFAKKLKQSSGKNGVSSSVTAEVDTLTKKGENGSG; from the exons ATGGACGGCCTCCCCGACGCCGACACGGCGCCGGTTGCGGCCGCGCCGGCGCAGAAGCGCGACGAGTGGAGCGAGAGCGGCATCCTGCGCCTGCTCGAGGCCTACGAGGCCAAGTGGCTGCTGCGGAACCGCGCCAAGCTCAAGTGGAGCGATTGGGTCGACATCGCCCGCGAGGTGTCCGTGCATTGCGCCGACGACGCCGCAGCCGCGGGGAAGCcccccggccatggcggcggcagcAGCGCCAAGACCCCCAACCAGTGCAAGAACAAGATCGAGTCCATGAAGAAGCGGTACCGGGCGgaggccgcggcggcggcgcgcgcgggccccgccgccgccggcccGACCTGGAGGTTCTTTGCCCGCATGGACGGGCTGCTCAAAGGGCCGCCCGTCTGCTCTGCCCAGGTGCAGCAGCCCGAGCTGACTAGCAGCATAGACTTGCGAGCTCCGGCGAAACCAGAGGCCGAGGTAGAACTAGCCGATTTTGCCACGCAGTTGCGGGAGGCAGTTCCAGTTCCAGGTGCATTCTCTGATCTGATGAACATCGACACGAATGGCGCTGTCCCGGATAAAGCGGAGAAGGTTGACAACAGCATGCAGAAGGAGAGCAGGCCTGCTGATAGCGATGCCAACGTGAGCTCCCCAAGGAGTAAGGTGGCCGACGAGGACGTGGAGGAGGTGGACAAGGCCTGGGACCGGCCCAGCAAGAGAAAGAGCACAGAATTCGATATAGCCAAGAGCATCGAGCTGCTGGCTAGCTCGTTCTTGAAGATTGAGCACGCCAGGATGGAGATGTACAGGGAGACAGAAAGGATGAGGGTTGAAGCTGAGATTAAGAAGGGGGAGATGGAGCTCAAGAGAACTGAGATCATGGCGAAAACGCACCTTCAGATCGCTAGGCTTTTTGCAAAGAAATTGAAACAGAGCAGTGGAAAGAATGGTGTCAGTTCGTCAGTAACAGCTGAAGTGGACACCCTTACCAAGAAAGGCGAGAATG GTTCCGGGTGA